TCGATCTCGTCGTGCAGGGGTTCGGCGGTGCCGGTGACGGTGAAGTGGGCGCGTATGCCGGTGCGTTGCGCCCACTGGGCGCCCGTCATGTCGAGTGCTTCGGGGAGCCGGTCGTGTTCCAGGGGCGCGAGTGACAGGTTGTGGACGGAGCGGCGGGCCTCGCCGAGGCTGTGCCGGGCGAGGTCGGCGGCCCGGTCCAGGTGCTCGCGGGCCAGCTTCTCGTCACGGGCGCCCGAGACGACCTGGAGCTGGGCGATGATGCCGGTGAGGCCCTGCGCGATGGTGTCGTGGATCTCGGCGGCGAGCCTGCGCCGCTCGTCGGCGACGCCCGCCTCCCTCGCCTGCACGAGGAGCTGGGCGTGCAGCGCGGCGTTCTCGTCCATGGCCTGCTGGAGTGCGGTGTCGGTGCGCTCAAGCTCGGTGATGGTGACGGCGGCGTCGCGGGCGCGCCGGTCCTCCTGGTCTGCGAGGTGGGCGAAGACGATGAGCAGGGCGATGTTCACCGCGAGCAGCCCGCCGAAGACGACCCAGCCGAGCTCGTCCTCCGGGGGCATGCCGCCGGACTGGGAGCCCGCCATGGTGACGGCGGTGGCGAAGCGGCCGAGCCTCACGAGGCGCGGGGGCAGCATGCGTTCGGTGCCGAAGTAGCCGACGACGGCGTAGAACGCGAAGAACGGGTTGAGCCAGGAGAGCACGAAGGCGGCGGCCCAGCGCAGCACGTAATAGAGGGCGGAGGCGGGCGTCGGGCCGGGGCGCGCGTGGAGGGTCGCTCCCCACCACAGCTGGAGCAGGACGCCCGTCGCCACCATGGCCCCGGCCGTGTACCAGTCGCCGCGGTCCATGCCGACGACTTCACTCGTGGGGATGGCCATGAGGAGGCCGAAGCCGAGCAGCGTGTAGGGCCCCCAGCGGTGGAACATGCCCCAGCGCTGTTCGATCAGTTCCGCGGCGTCCGCCGTGCTCGTACTCGTGCTCTTGCTCACGGGCCAAGTGTGGTCCGTCACTCCCAGCGGAACCAACGCGAGGCCCCCGCCGACAGAAGCACGGTCCACAGCGCGAGAACGCCCAGGTGGCTCCAGCCGGGCCAGTCGCCCGCCGCCGCCTCGGAGAGTGCCTGGGCGGCGGCGCCGAGCGGGGCGAACTCCACGATGCGGGCGAGCGTGTCGGGCATCGCCTGCACCGGCAGCCAGACGCCCGCGCTGAACATCATCGGGAAGAAGACGGCGGAGCCGATCGCGGACGCGGCCTTCGTGGTGCGGGCGAGCGCGGAGATGAGGGCGCCGAGGGCGAGCCCGCACAGGACGGCGAGGACCAGGGCGAGCAGGTAACCGAGGAGCTGACGCGGCAGGGTCACGTCGAAGGCGAGGCGGCCGACCGTCGGGGAGATCAGCGCCGAGGCCACGGCGGCGGTGCCGTAGACGCTCATCTGCGCGCCGAGGACGGCGCCGGGACGCACCGGCGTCGCGGATGCCCCTCATCGAAGTCCACGGACTCAAGAAGGCCTACGGCAGGCGCACCGTCGTCGACGACGTCTCCTTCGCCGTCGAGGAAGGCGAGATCTTCGGGATACTGCGTCGAGAATCCCCGGTGGGCGGGGGCGTCGGCATCGCCCGTCGCGCTCGGGGCGGCATCAGCCGATCGGTTGATGCGGGGCTACGACCCCGGGCGGCGCGGCGCAGCGCGGCCCGCGCTCGTACCCCTGGACGCGGCGGCCGCGCACCTCGGTGTCCGTGCAGCGGGTGAAGTGCTCGACCAGGACCCGGCGCTTGACGGCGTCGCGCCCGCCGCCGGGGTGGTCGTCGGCGTCCGCGACGACCAGGATGCGGTGCTTGCGCAGCATCGCTCTGCGTATGTGCGCGGGCGCGGTTTCCCTGCCCTGGAGCGAGCCGGAGGCGGCGGGACTCTCGGCTAGCGCCAGGTCGTCGAGGCCGGTGAAGGAGCCGGGCGAGACCTCGGCGGTGTCGCGCCGCCAGGACGGGATGAAGAGGACGCCGTCCCCCGGCCGGGAGGTCCTGGCCACCGTCTCGGCGGGCGCGAGGACGTCGTCGACGCGGCTCTGCGGGGTGCGCAGGTCGAGCTGGAGCGGGAGCAGGGCGGCGGATGCGGCCAGGACGAGTGCGGTCAGGAGACGCCGGGAGCGTACGACGCCGGCGAGCGCGGCGCCGATGAGCAGGCCGAGCCCGAGGTCGGCGTAGAGGACGTAGCGGTCGATGTAGAGCGGTCTGACCAGGGAGACGAGCAGCAGGGTGACGACGGGGAACGCGAGGAGGGGCAGGCCGACGGAGACGACCGGCACCACGGGGGCGGCCGAGGCGGTACGGGGCGCCGCCGCGGTCCCCGCGCGCCGTCGCGACAGGCGGGCGCAGAGCAGCCCCACGGCCAGGAGAGGCAGCGGCGCGAGCGCGGTCGACCAGGTGAGCGGGCGTATCCAGGCGACCTGTCGGGCCTGGCAGCGGCTGGCCAGGACGAGCGGCAGCGCGCCGACGACGACCACCGAGGCCGCCGCGAGCCAGCGGGACGGGAGCCGGGTCGCGCCGCGCCGGTGTGCGAGGAGGACGGTCGCCGCATGGGCCGGCAGTGCGAGCAGCGAGAACCAGTTGAGCAGCGCGGCGACGAGCAGGGCGGTCGTGTACGCGGCCCACAGGCGTGCGGTCGGGCCCCGTCCCCGGCGACCGTCCATCAGGGTCACGAGGATCAGCGTCGCCACCGCCACGGCGGCCGCCACCAGGGCGTACGAGCGTCCCTCCTGTGCGTAGTGCTGGGTGCTCGGCATGAGGGCGAAGGCCGTGCCGGCGGCGAGGCCCGCGCGGGGTCCGGACAGGCGGCGCGCGGTCGCGGCGAGCGCGGCGGCGGCGCCCGCCATGGCGAGGACGGAAGGCAGGCGCAGGGCGAGGAGGCTGTCACCGAGGAAGGCGAAGACGCCGTGCATGAACAGGTAGTAGGCGCCGTGGACGACGTCGATGCGGTCCAGCAGGTGCGCGAGTTCGGGCAGCGACCTGTGGGCGGCCTCCCATGTGGCCGCCTCGTCGCGCCACATGCTGTCCTCACGGGTGATGCCCCACAGGCCGAGCAGGAGCGTGAGGGCGGCGGGGCCGGTCGTGCCGAGCGCTGGTCTGAGCGTGGGCATGACGGAGCTCCGGGGGCGTGAAGGGGTGAAGGGGTGGCGGCGTGGCGGGGGTGAGGGCGACCGGGGCCCGGGCTGCCGCCGGGGCGGTCGCGATCACGGAATCCACGCTAGGCAGCGGCGCGATCAAGGGCGTCACCAGCGGTGACGAGGTGTCAGCTCCGTCGTGGGAGTGACCGCGGCCCGGCGTCGGCCTCGGGAAGTAGCACTTGCGTACCCCTGGCGTGCCCACAAGCCCTAGGTCCAGCGCAGTAGCGCGTACCGTCCAAAACTCGGTGGGCTCTGTCAGTGGCGATCCGTAGGCTCGCTCCTGATGCCGAAATCAGATGCCCCTGCCAAGGATCGGTCCGCCGTACGGACGCTGCTGCGCCTCTGGCCGTACGTGCGCCCGGTCCGAACTCGCCTGATCATCGCGGCGGTTGTCGCGATCATCGCCTCCTGCACGGGGCTCGTCTTCCCCCTCGTGCTGAAGTGGATGGTGGACGGCCCGGTGGCCGACCGGGACCCGACGGGGGTGTGGCTGGGGGCCCTGCTGCTGCTCCTGCTCGGGGTCACCGAGGCGCTGCTGTTCGGACTGCGGCGGTGGCTGGTCGCCCGGCCGCTCGCGAGCGTGGAGGCAGCGATGCGGGCGGACCTCTTCCGCCATCTGCAACGGCTTCCCGTGGCCTTCCACGACCGGTGGGCGTCCGGCCAGTTGCTGTCGCGCGGCACGACCGACCTGATGCTGCTGCGTATGTTCCTCGCCTTCCCGCTGACGTTCCTGCTGGTCAACGGGGCGACCATCGTGGTCGGGGTGATCATCCTGCTGGGGCAGGACTTCGCGCTCGGGCTCGTGCTGCTCGCCCCCGTGGTGCCGATGGTCATCGCGACGGCGTACTTCGAGGGGAAGTACGCCGCCGTGGCGCGGCAGGCGCAGGACCAGGTCGGCGATCTGACGACGGTCGTCGAGGAGAGCGTGCTCGGCATCCGCAT
The window above is part of the Streptomyces venezuelae genome. Proteins encoded here:
- a CDS encoding sensor histidine kinase — its product is MFHRWGPYTLLGFGLLMAIPTSEVVGMDRGDWYTAGAMVATGVLLQLWWGATLHARPGPTPASALYYVLRWAAAFVLSWLNPFFAFYAVVGYFGTERMLPPRLVRLGRFATAVTMAGSQSGGMPPEDELGWVVFGGLLAVNIALLIVFAHLADQEDRRARDAAVTITELERTDTALQQAMDENAALHAQLLVQAREAGVADERRRLAAEIHDTIAQGLTGIIAQLQVVSGARDEKLAREHLDRAADLARHSLGEARRSVHNLSLAPLEHDRLPEALDMTGAQWAQRTGIRAHFTVTGTAEPLHDEIEATLLRIVQEAPSNTARHAEAARLGVTLSFMGDEVTLDVRDRLSAQGRPARRTVHRGPRRRRRAHRPLAGRRLPPRLTRACPRKRAAEHP
- a CDS encoding glycosyltransferase family 39 protein codes for the protein MPTLRPALGTTGPAALTLLLGLWGITREDSMWRDEAATWEAAHRSLPELAHLLDRIDVVHGAYYLFMHGVFAFLGDSLLALRLPSVLAMAGAAAALAATARRLSGPRAGLAAGTAFALMPSTQHYAQEGRSYALVAAAVAVATLILVTLMDGRRGRGPTARLWAAYTTALLVAALLNWFSLLALPAHAATVLLAHRRGATRLPSRWLAAASVVVVGALPLVLASRCQARQVAWIRPLTWSTALAPLPLLAVGLLCARLSRRRAGTAAAPRTASAAPVVPVVSVGLPLLAFPVVTLLLVSLVRPLYIDRYVLYADLGLGLLIGAALAGVVRSRRLLTALVLAASAALLPLQLDLRTPQSRVDDVLAPAETVARTSRPGDGVLFIPSWRRDTAEVSPGSFTGLDDLALAESPAASGSLQGRETAPAHIRRAMLRKHRILVVADADDHPGGGRDAVKRRVLVEHFTRCTDTEVRGRRVQGYERGPRCAAPPGVVAPHQPIG